In a single window of the Globicephala melas chromosome 10, mGloMel1.2, whole genome shotgun sequence genome:
- the TMDD1 gene encoding transmembrane and death domain protein 1 — protein MAARAPAGALALALWGWALAPAGAVDAMGPHAAVRLAELLTPEECGHFQSLLKAPEPDVEADLARLSEDRLARPKPVPTLAAAGRRRRRREAAGEPAGGAAEPAYVSDGCRQGLAAWLAAEAPSLSWDRVARALRRSGRPDVARELGKSLHQQATLQLRKFGRSYLPPAGAPAAPIPAPALRPRRSSAREPNWDELELIVERLPQAPYERSPTGWAGPLALGFLTGLGGALGAGALLILLTPWITGGDGDGARPHSLWPPAPPLLRPSGVPGCGEEEPLLTAEPLASPGAWAAGGPDTPSPLCPRL, from the coding sequence ATGGCTGCGCGGGCTCCGGCTggggccctggccctggctctCTGGGGCTGGGCGCTGGCTCCGGCGGGGGCCGTGGACGCCATGGGCCCTCACGCGGCCGTCCGCCTGGCAGAGCTGCTGACTCCGGAGGAGTGCGGCCACTTCCAGTCGCTCCTGAAGGCGCCGGAGCCGGACGTCGAGGCCGATCTGGCCAGGCTTTCGGAGGACCGGCTGGCACGGCCCAAGCCGGTGCCCACGTTGGCGgcggcggggcggcggcggcggcggcgcgagGCGGCGGGGGAGCCGGCCGGCGGGGCGGCCGAGCCCGCGTACGTGTCCGACGGCTGCCGGCAGGGACTGGCGGCCTGGCTGGCTGCCGAGGCCCCGTCCTTGTCGTGGGACCGCGTGGCCCGGGCCCTGCGGCGCAGCGGCCGCCCGGACGTGGCCCGGGAGCTGGGCAAGAGCCTCCACCAGCAGGCGACGCTGCAGCTGCGCAAGTTCGGGCGGAGCTACCTACCCCCAGCCGGCGCCCCCGCTGCCCCCATCCCGGCCCCGGCCCTGCGCCCCCGCCGCTCCTCGGCCCGCGAGCCCAACTGGGACGAGCTGGAGCTGATCGTGGAGCGACTGCCCCAGGCTCCGTACGAGCGGAGCCCCACGGGCTGGGCCGGGCCGCTGGCGCTTGGCTTCCTCACCGGCCTCGGTGGGGCGCTGGGCGCCGGGGCGCTGCTCATCCTGCTCACGCCGTGGATCACGGGCGGCGATGGCGACGGGGCGCGGCCCCACAGCCTCTGGccgcctgcccctcccctgctgcGGCCCTCCGGGGTGCCCGGCTGCGGGGAAGAGGAGCCACTATTGACTGCAGAGCCCCTCGCATCCCCAGGGGCCTGGGCTGCAGGTGGGCCAGATACCCCGTCGCCTCTGTGTCCCCGGCTGTGA